The following coding sequences lie in one Trypanosoma brucei gambiense DAL972 chromosome 7, complete sequence genomic window:
- a CDS encoding transporter protein, putative: MAKRREVADDSDVYVLEFQKNYSDTTRQSLIVSDEVPDSTLLWRNMVMFTLLKIIGSYDSGAFSAAVGAENGIADEWGLTNLEQGALSASVFLGCMVGCPLAGHLFSQYSAKIVLIRVLVLHIFFTFCFATVTVYVISMVSRFLIGVTLSFIFVYVPVWVDDFAPRDRQSVWMALHNAGVPVGVLGGYLCGAILPSYTRISWEWAFYSKCIFTVPVIVYFLRVDHRSVDRNSSRKSNVQGSLGIGHGGNGLPTNGTESAVRRGTENVFDRSSGARNLVSSACDAVLHIWKTAAVLLGNIEYTCSVLAMCSLYFVVSGLQNFMTQYLHAEPFNASMKTIMVGFGTAIVASPIGGVITGGVLLDRLGGYQQNTRRVMIFTTAWGAGAAFFSVLCIFAGSTSALLVLMSLMLFCGGAVVPSGSGRVMASLPDTQRPAGAALAQMVYNLVGNFSGPLVCGSIAQWMGDLKYGIRAVFCCSVIGLVPMVILLFAADRHPSGVCAMSSCGPVSTVVEERLEVKSSGVVVENGNDDTVDAK; encoded by the coding sequence ATGGCGAAGCGCCGTGAAGTTGCCGATGATAGCGATGTATACGTGTTGGAGTTTCAAAAGAACTACTCTGACACTACCCGACAATCCCTGATTGTTTCAGACGAAGTGCCTGACAGCACTTTACTATGGCGCAATATGGTGATGTTCACACTTCTCAAAATCATTGGTTCGTACGATTCAGGGGCCTTCagtgctgctgttggagcTGAAAATGGCATTGCTGATGAATGGGGTCTCACGAATTTGGAGCAAGGAGCGCTTAGCGCAAGCGTATTTTTGGGATGTATGGTTGGCTGCCCGCTGGCGGGTCATCTCTTTTCTCAGTACAGCGCAAAAATCGTACTAATTCGAGTGCTCGTccttcacatattttttaCCTTCTGCTTCGCGACTGTTACGGTGTATGTCATCTCCATGGTGTCGCGGTTTCTCATAGGTGTAACGTTATCGTTCATTTTCGTATATGTTCCCGTATGGGTTGATGACTTCGCCCCGCGCGACCGGCAGTCCGTTTGGATGGCGTTGCACAATGCAGGAGTACCCGTGGGTGTTCTTGGCGGATATCTGTGCGGTGCCATCCTTCCTTCATACACACGGATAAGCTGGGAGTGGGCTTTTTACTCCAAGTGCATCTTTACCGTTCCGGTGATTGTATATTTCTTACGTGTCGATCACCGATCTGTTGACaggaacagcagcaggaagagTAACGTCCAAGGATCGCTAGGCATCGGGCACGGAGGGAACGGTTTGCCAACCAACGGTACAGAATCGGCAGTGAGACGGGGAACCGAAAATGTGTTTGACAGGTCAAGCGGGGCCAGAAATCTCGTTAGTTCGGCATGTGATGCCGTACTGCATATATGGAAGACCGCAGCTGTGCTCCTTGGTAACATTGAGTACACCTGCAGCGTGCTTGCTATGTGCTCCCTCTACTTTGTTGTATCGGGTTTACAAAACTTCATGACACAGTACCTTCACGCGGAGCCTTTCAATGCTTCCATGAAAACCATCATGGTTGGGTTCGGTACGGCGATTGTGGCATCTCCCATCGGCGGTGTGATCACCGGCGGTGTGCTTCTCGATCGACTTGGGGGTTACCAACAAAACACGCGGCGGGTTATGATATTCACCACCGCATGGGGTGCCGGGGCCGCTTTTTTCAGTGTCTTATGTATTTTCGCTGGAAGCACCAGCGCACTTCTTGTGCTCATGTCGCTGATGCTTTTCTGCGGTGGGGCGGTTGTGCCATCTGGAAGCGGCCGAGTGATGGCTTCCCTTCCCGATACCCAACGACCTGCAGGTGCCGCGCTTGCACAGATGGTGTACAACTTAGTTGGGAACTTCAGCGGCCCACTGGTGTGTGGTTCCATCGCACAGTGGATGGGCGACCTGAAGTATGGCATCCGCGCCGTGTTCTGCTGCAGCGTCATAGGGCTCGTTCCCATGGTGATACTCCTATTCGCAGCTGACAGGCACCCCAGCGGTGTATGTGCTATGTCAAGTTGCGGCCCCGTTAGCACTGTGGTGGAGGAGCGGTTGGAGGTAAAAAGCAGTGGCGTTGTTGTAGAAAATGGGAATGATGACACTGTGGATGCCAAGTAG